The genomic interval AGCCCGATCGAGGCGACCGCCGGATCTGCCCCGGCAATCTCGTACGCCCGCTCCACCCCGACCGCCGACTCGACCAGCGGATGCAGCGGCACCGGCACCCGCGCGGCGACCGTCCGCACCGCCTCCGGTGACTCCACTTTGGGCAGTCGCAGCCCGGCCAGCCCCGGCGCACCGGCCAGCGCGTCGAGGTCGGCGGCGACGTCCGGTCCGGTCAGCTCGTTGACCCGGACGAAGACCGGTACCCGATGGGGGGCGGCGACGAACTCGGCGGCGGCGTCCCGGGCGTACGCCTTGCGGGTCGCCACCACCGCGTCCTCCAGGTCCACGATCACCGCGTCGGCACCGGAGTCGACCGCCTTGCCGAACCGGTCGGGCCGGTCGCCCGGCACGTAGAGCAGGGTGAGCAGCATCAGACCGCTCCCGCCGCCCGCAACTGCGCGATCTCCTCGGCGGTGAGGCCGAGCGCGGCCAACACCTCGTCGGTGTCCTGGCCGTGTGCCCGGCCGGTGTGCCGGATCCGTCCCGGCGTGCCGGACATCCGGAACGGCACGTTCTGCATCCGCACCGGCCCGAGGTCGGGATCGGCCACCGAGACCGCCGTTCCCAGCGCCGTGTACTGCGGATCGGCGAGGATGTCGGGTACGTCGTAGATCGGCGCGACCGCCGCCTGCGCCTCCTCGAAGGCGGCCACCACCTCGTCCCGGTCCCGCGCCGCCACCCAGCTCCCGACGGCGGCGTCCAGCTCGTCGGCGTGTGCGGCCCGTCCGCTGCCGGTGCCGAACCACGGCTCGTCGATCAGTTCAGGGCGGCCGACCAGCCGGAGCACCCGCTCGGCGATGCTCTGCGCACTGGTCGACACCGCCACCCAGCGCCCGTCCGCGCACCGGTACGTGTTCCGGGGCGCGTTGTTGTTCGACCGGTTGCCGAGCCGGGGCTGGATATAGCCGAGCTGGTCGTACCAGGTGATCTGCGGGCCGAGCATGGCCATGATCGGCTCGATGATCGCCAGGTCGACCACCTGACCGGCGCCGGTGACGTCCCGGGCGCGCAGCGCCAGCATCACCGCGTAGGCGGTGGCGAGCGCGGTCACCGAGTCGGCCAGCCCGAACGGCGGCAACGTCGGCGGGCCGTCCGGCTCGCCGGTCGCGGCGGCGAACCCGCTCATCGCCTCGGCGAGGGTGCCGAACCCGGGCCGCCGGGCGTACGGGCCGAACTGGCCGAAGCCGCTGATTCGGGCGATCACCAGCCGGGGGTTGACCGCGTGCAGCTCGGCCGGGCCGATCCCCCAGCGCTCCAGGGTGCCGGGCCGGAAGTTCTCCACCAGTACGTCGGCGTCGGCGACCAGTCGGCGGAGTAGCTCGGCGCCGGCCGGGTCGGAGAGGTTGGCGGTGACGGTCCGCTTGTTGCGGCCGAGCACCTTCCACCACAACCCGATCCCGTCCTTCGCCGGCCCGTGTCCCCGGGACGGGTCGGGTTTCGCCGGGTGCTCCACCTTGACCACCTCGGCACCGAAGTCGCCGAGGAACGCGGTGGCGAGCGGCCCGGCGAACAGGGTGGCCAGCTCCACCACCTTCACCCCGGCCAGCGCGGCCGGAGCGGCGTCGCTCGTGGTCACGGCAGTCCTCCCGTCGAGTCGACCGACGACACGAAGACGTCGCCGTTGCCGAGCGCCGCGGCACCGGCCGGACTGCCCGCCGTCAAGCCGCTGACCAGCAGTTTTCCGTCGCCGGCCCGGGTGGCGTAGGCGTTCTCCTCGCCGAAGGCGTCCACCGCGTCGTCCCGGGCGGTGCCGTACTGCGCCGCCAGCACCTGCCTGCCGCGCCGGTCCAGCCGCAGGGTCAGCACGTCCGCCGCACCGGCCGGTACGCCCAGGGCACCGCGGGTGAAGCCGACCACCGCGACCTCGCCGTCGGGCAGCGCCAGCACCTCGGCCAGACCGCCGAGCCGCCATGGTCTCCTCATCCGGTCCTCTCCCTCAGCTCCACGACATCGGCGGTCGCACGGGGCGACGGCGCACGGTCACAGGTCGACGGCACAGCGGAAGCCGATCGACTCCGAGCGGGTGAGTCCGGCGCCGAGGGTCAGCAGCTTCACCGACGCCTCCGGCGGTTGCGGTCCGCCGTCGAGATACCAGTCCGAGCCGTCCGCCCGGTACGCGGCACCGCCCTTGAGGATCACGAACCGGGTACGCCCGTCGGTGTGCTCGCTCTCGGTCAGGTTCCAGACCAGCGGCTCGACCCGGCGCAGCAGTCCCGACTCGGCGGCGACCTGCCACTCGTCCTCGGTCGGCAGCCGCAGCCCAGCCCAGGCCGCGTACGCCCGGGCGTCGGCCAGCTCCACGTGCGTGGCCGGCCCGTCGGCCGGTCCCGGCAGCCCACCGTCCGCCCACGGCCAGCGCTCCGGCCGGAGCGGGCGATAGCCGGTGACCCGGACGAACTCGGCGTACTCGGCGACGGTCACCTCCCGCTCGGCGATGGCGAGCCGTCCAACTTCGACGGCGCGACGCAGGGTCACCGGCTGGTGCAGCCGGGGCGGCAGTGGCTTCCACTCGTCGACGTACGGCGCCTCGCCGTAGAGCCCGGTCTCGCGCTGCCGGTACCGGACCAGCAACTCCCGCCGCCCGCCGTCGACCGCCCGCATCCCGTCGGGTACGTCGTCGCGGCGCACCACCGGCGCGGCCCGGCGGACCGCTGCCCGGGCCGGGAAGTTCGGGTCACCTCCGGCGGGGGCGTGCCGGGGCAGCGTCAACTCCTCGACCGTGGCGAGCACGGCGGCGATCCCACCCGCCGGCAGTGCCCCGCCGACGGCTACCCGACCGGGACCGGCCGGGGTGGCGGTCAGCTCGGCACCGGTGGTCAGCTCGTACCAGCGGTGACCGGGGCGGTCCTCGGTGACCAGCCACGGCCCGTCGTACGCCCCGCCCCGGTTGACGACCGTCCACAGCGGAGTGTCGTCGTGCAGCCAGCGGGAGGCGTACACCTCGGTCCCGACGACGTGGTCGGCGAGCGGGGTCCAGTCCTCGGCGCGCAGCCAGGCCGCGTGGCCGCGCTGGACCCGGCGCATCGCCCGCAGCAGCGCCCGGTCCCGCTCGTTCCAGCCGACCCAGACCCCGAAGACGCTCTCCCAGACCAGCACCCCGACCCCGTTGAGCCAGGCCGAGTGCAGCTCGTCGAGGTGGTCGCGGTGCCAGCGCCGGGTGTGGTGCAGCATGTGCCGCCGCTCGAACCACTTGGCCCGCAGCACCCCCGGCACCGGCGAGTCGGCGAACCACTGCGCCCAGGACATCGCGTGGTCGGCGATCCGGGCCAGCGGCACCCGCGACTCGCCCTCCAGCACCATCCCGGGCCGGACGGCGTCCAGGGTCTTCCGAAGCTCGCCCGCGCCCTCCTTGAGGGTGTCCAGGAAGACGCCGTCCACGCCCAGCCAGCCGGCGAGCGCGGCGACCTCGTCGGCGTCGGAGCGCTGCGCCCGACGGGTACCGACGTCCCACGGGTTGTAGTCGACGAAGACCCGGACGCCCCGCGCCTGGAACGCCCGGACCAGCTCGGGCAGCTCCGCCACCTGCCGGTAGAAGTCGAACTGGTTGCGGTCGTCCAGCCCGATCACCGGGTACGCGTGCCAGAGCACCACCCCGTCGAAGCCGCCGAAGTCGCGTTCCGCACGGTCGAGGAAGCCCTCGACGGTGAAGACGCCGCGCTCGGCGTCGTAGAGCGTCTCGTCCCAGAGCCAGACCAGGCAGACGGTGAAGCAGTCCCCGGCGATCTCGGCGTAGTGCCCGCCGTCGTAGCCGAGCCGGGCCCGCGCCTCGGTCCGCCACCGGGTCAGCCGATCCCGCCAGGCCGGCCACCGGGCCGGATCCTCCGGGGCGGCGAAGATCTTCGCCTCGTCCAGCACCGACAGGTCGGCGTGCGCTGCCAAAGGCACCGCCGCGGGCAGGTCGATCGGCCTCGGGACATAGGGGTTGAAGGTCATGCCGGCTCCGGATAGCTCTCTGCGTAGAGGGCGTCGATCTCGTCCCGGGTGGGCAGCGCGGTGGAGGCGCCGGGCCGCCGCGCACAGGCGGCACCCGCCGCGCAGGCCCAGCGCAGCGCCGCCGTCACCGCCGCCGGCTCCACCGGCCCGCCCCGCTGCGCCCAGGCCACCGCCAGGGCACCGGTGAAGGCGTCCCCGGCCGCGGTGGTGTCGACCGCCTCGACCCTCGGCGCCTCGACCGCCAGCCGCAGGCCGAGCCGGTCGGCGTAGCGGGCGCCGTCGGCGCCGAGCGTGAGCACCACCCGGGGTACCAGGGCCAGTAGCGCGTCCAGCAGCGCCGCCACGCCGGTCTCGGTGGCGACGCCGGCCACCACGGCCGCCTCGACCTCGTTGACCACCAGCAGGTCGACGACGTCGAGCAGCTCCGCCGGCAGCGCGCGGGCCGGCGCGGCGTTCAACACCACAGTGGTACCGGCGCCCCGGCCCCACCGCGCGGCCTGGGCGACCGCCGTCAGCGGTACCTCCAACTGGCAGAGCAGCACGTCCGCCGCCTCCACCGTCGTCCGGTCGTCCGCGTCCAGGCTGGTCAGTTCGCCGTTCGCGCCCGGCGCCACCACGATCAGGTTTTCGGCCTGCGCGTCCACCGCGATCAGCGCCACCCCGGACGGACCCGGCACGGTACGCAGCCGGCGCAGGTCCACCCCCGCCTCCGCCAGGTTGCTCCGGAGCTGGTCGGCGAAGCCGTCCTGCCCGACCGCGCCGACGAAGTCGCACCTGGCCCCGGCCCGGGCGGCCGCCACCGCCTGGTTGGCGCCCTTGCCGCCGGGAACGGTCCGCAGCGCGTCGCCGAGCACCGTCTCGCCGGGCCGGGGCAGCGTCGGCGTCGACACCACCAGATCCAGGTTGGCGCTGCCGACCACCACCACCCGGACCTCGCCCGATCCCACCGTCGTCATGATTCCTCCCCCAACCGCCGGGTTCGCTCGGCCAACTCCTCGAAGGTCACGCCGTCGAAGCCGGCGATGCTACTGCGCAGCCGCCCGCGCAGCGGTCCGGTCCACTCGGCCGGCAGCCCGGCGGCACCGGTCAGCGCCCCGGTCACCGAGCCGACCGTCGCCCCGGTGGAGTCGGTGTCCCAGCCACCGCTGACCACCGCGCAGATCGACCGGACCAGGTCGCCCCGGCCGTACGCCAGGGCCGCCGCCACCAGGGCGGCGTT from Plantactinospora sp. BC1 carries:
- a CDS encoding ribokinase: MTTVGSGEVRVVVVGSANLDLVVSTPTLPRPGETVLGDALRTVPGGKGANQAVAAARAGARCDFVGAVGQDGFADQLRSNLAEAGVDLRRLRTVPGPSGVALIAVDAQAENLIVVAPGANGELTSLDADDRTTVEAADVLLCQLEVPLTAVAQAARWGRGAGTTVVLNAAPARALPAELLDVVDLLVVNEVEAAVVAGVATETGVAALLDALLALVPRVVLTLGADGARYADRLGLRLAVEAPRVEAVDTTAAGDAFTGALAVAWAQRGGPVEPAAVTAALRWACAAGAACARRPGASTALPTRDEIDALYAESYPEPA
- a CDS encoding SUMF1/EgtB/PvdO family nonheme iron enzyme, translating into MTFNPYVPRPIDLPAAVPLAAHADLSVLDEAKIFAAPEDPARWPAWRDRLTRWRTEARARLGYDGGHYAEIAGDCFTVCLVWLWDETLYDAERGVFTVEGFLDRAERDFGGFDGVVLWHAYPVIGLDDRNQFDFYRQVAELPELVRAFQARGVRVFVDYNPWDVGTRRAQRSDADEVAALAGWLGVDGVFLDTLKEGAGELRKTLDAVRPGMVLEGESRVPLARIADHAMSWAQWFADSPVPGVLRAKWFERRHMLHHTRRWHRDHLDELHSAWLNGVGVLVWESVFGVWVGWNERDRALLRAMRRVQRGHAAWLRAEDWTPLADHVVGTEVYASRWLHDDTPLWTVVNRGGAYDGPWLVTEDRPGHRWYELTTGAELTATPAGPGRVAVGGALPAGGIAAVLATVEELTLPRHAPAGGDPNFPARAAVRRAAPVVRRDDVPDGMRAVDGGRRELLVRYRQRETGLYGEAPYVDEWKPLPPRLHQPVTLRRAVEVGRLAIAEREVTVAEYAEFVRVTGYRPLRPERWPWADGGLPGPADGPATHVELADARAYAAWAGLRLPTEDEWQVAAESGLLRRVEPLVWNLTESEHTDGRTRFVILKGGAAYRADGSDWYLDGGPQPPEASVKLLTLGAGLTRSESIGFRCAVDL
- a CDS encoding CaiB/BaiF CoA-transferase family protein, which codes for MTTSDAAPAALAGVKVVELATLFAGPLATAFLGDFGAEVVKVEHPAKPDPSRGHGPAKDGIGLWWKVLGRNKRTVTANLSDPAGAELLRRLVADADVLVENFRPGTLERWGIGPAELHAVNPRLVIARISGFGQFGPYARRPGFGTLAEAMSGFAAATGEPDGPPTLPPFGLADSVTALATAYAVMLALRARDVTGAGQVVDLAIIEPIMAMLGPQITWYDQLGYIQPRLGNRSNNNAPRNTYRCADGRWVAVSTSAQSIAERVLRLVGRPELIDEPWFGTGSGRAAHADELDAAVGSWVAARDRDEVVAAFEEAQAAVAPIYDVPDILADPQYTALGTAVSVADPDLGPVRMQNVPFRMSGTPGRIRHTGRAHGQDTDEVLAALGLTAEEIAQLRAAGAV